The Candidatus Poribacteria bacterium nucleotide sequence CGGCTTCGAGAACGCCGCAGGCTCCATGACGTTGTGAACGCGCCGATGGAAGCTGCCCCCGACGAAGGCGGCGTCCGAAGCGGCGTAGAGCCGGGCGAGCAGACCAACTCGATCGACGATCAGCGCGTCAGCCCGGCGCGCGTCCGCCCTCGCATCGACGGCGGACAGGCATACGGATCGCAGGTCTGCACGGTTCAGCGCTTTCTGCGTCATCGCGACGTGGCTCGGCGTGGGTTCGTGCGGCACGACGATGAGGCGAGAGCTCGGAATCTGCTTTCGCAGGGCGACGAATGCGGGGATCACGACCTGTTCGTCGGCTGCGTAGGTGCTGCCGGCGATTAGTGTGAAGCCGTTCCAACCTTCGAGCGCCGTGGGCAGCGGCTCGGATTCGGATCGGCGCGCGCGCGCCTCGACTTGGTCGAACCGCGTGTCGCCGGTCACGACGATGTTCGCGCCCTTCCCCGCCAGCACGCGAAGCCGGTGGGCGTCCTCCTGAGTCACGGCACAGAGCAGCGCCAGATGGGGATAGACGTGCTGCATGAGCCCTCGGACCGGCTGAATCAGACGCGTCGATTTGGCGTGCATCGTCCCGGCGATCAGGGCAACCGGAATCCCTCGGCGGGATGCCTCCCACACGCAGTTGGGCCACACGTCGAACTTGCTGAACACGACCGCGCTCGGCCGGACGAGGTCCAACAGCGCGTTCACCTCTCGGCGGGAGTCGAACGGCAGGTAGCAGGACCCGTCGGCGTGCGGATAGCGCCCAATCGCCTGATACACCGACGGCGAGAAGCAGGTCACGACGATGCGATGGTCGGGGTGCAGGGCGGCGATGACCGGCTTGGCTTGCTCGAACTCGCCGACCGACGTCGTGTGGAACCAGAGCGTGCGGTCGGCGGAGCGGGCTTCGGCGAGCTTGCGTGCGAGCTCCGAGCGCCACGTTCGCTGACCTGACAGGACTTCGCGCGCCTTGCTATCGAACACGGCGGCAGCGCGCATGGCGACCTTCGCCACGGGACTCCCGACGGCGTCGTAAAGGGATCGCCAAGTGGACTCGCGCATGGGTTAGGGGGTATGGCGCTCCAAGTGGCGCTTGATGTCGGACTTGGGCTGCATGCCGATGATCTGACCCGCGACCGCGCCATCCTTGAAGATGAGAAGCGTCGGGATGTTCTGCACGCCGAACCTGCCCGCAAGCCCCTGGTTCTCATCGACATTCAGCTTGCGGAACCGAAGCTTGCCTTGGTACTCCTGAGCCAGCTCGCCGATGACCGGCGCAATCGCGCGACACGGGGCGCACCATTCCGCCCAGAAGTCGACGACGACGGGCTCCGACGCATGGAGCACTTCTCGGTCAAAGTTCGTCGCGTTCAGATCGCCCAACTCACCCAATGGCATATCGCACACCTCGCATGGACCTGACGAATCCCGCGCACGCGTCGGGCTCCCATCGGGAACGCCGCGCGGGAGTTTAGAGCCGCCTTCTCGGTACGTCAATCGGAAATCGCTCTGCACAACTGAACGGCGGAAACACACGCCGCGTGACGGGCAACCGACCCGATCACCAGAGAACGCTATGCAGGAACGCCTTCGCCCGTGGGCTCTCCGGCGACCGCAGCACCTGCGCCGGGGGTCCGTCCTCGACGACGGTTCCGTGGTCCATGAAGAGCACGCGGCTGGCGACCTCCTCTGCGAAGCGCATCTCGTGGGTGACGATGAGCATCGTCATCCCTTCGTCTGCGAGGGCGCGCATGACCTGGAGCACTTCGTGGACCAGCTCGGGATCGAGGGCTGACGTCACCTCGTCGAACAGCATGACGCGCGGAGACATCGCCAGGGCGCGCGCGATGGCGATTCGCTGCTGCTGTCCGCCCGAGAGCTGCGCCGGAAGCGCGTCGCGCTTGTCGGCGAGCCCGACTTTTTCGAGCAAGGCATCGGCGAGGTCGGAGGCATTCTGTCGCGGCAGCCGCAGAACCCGGTGGGGAGCCAGCGCGATGTTGGCGTGTGCGGTCATGTGCGGGAACAGATGGAACTGCTGAAAGACCATGCCCGTGTCGGCGCGAGGTCTGACCGGCGAGCCGTCCGTCGGCTGGGCAGCCGTGCTGTCGATACGGATCGTCCCGGCGCTCGGCGTTTCGATGCCGTTCAGGCATCGTAGGAACGTCGATTTGCCGGAACCGCTGGGCCCGATGATGGCGACCTTTTCGCCGACGTGGACGTCGAGCGAGATGCCACCGAGGACTTCGTGAGCTCCGAACGACTTACGCAAGTCTCGGACGGCGATGATGGGCACCGAACTGCCTCCGCTCCAGCGACCTCGACAGAACCGAAAGACCCAGGGTCAGCACCAGATAGATGGCGGCGACGGACCCCCAGACGCCGAACGTGTCGTAGGTTCGCGCGACCTCCAGCCGCGCCCGCTGCGTAATCTCAGGGATGGCGATGACCGTCGCCAGCGAAGTGTCTTTGAGCAGTGCGACCGATTCGTTGACC carries:
- the trxA gene encoding thioredoxin — encoded protein: MPLGELGDLNATNFDREVLHASEPVVVDFWAEWCAPCRAIAPVIGELAQEYQGKLRFRKLNVDENQGLAGRFGVQNIPTLLIFKDGAVAGQIIGMQPKSDIKRHLERHTP
- a CDS encoding amino acid ABC transporter ATP-binding protein encodes the protein MIAVRDLRKSFGAHEVLGGISLDVHVGEKVAIIGPSGSGKSTFLRCLNGIETPSAGTIRIDSTAAQPTDGSPVRPRADTGMVFQQFHLFPHMTAHANIALAPHRVLRLPRQNASDLADALLEKVGLADKRDALPAQLSGGQQQRIAIARALAMSPRVMLFDEVTSALDPELVHEVLQVMRALADEGMTMLIVTHEMRFAEEVASRVLFMDHGTVVEDGPPAQVLRSPESPRAKAFLHSVLW